In Lolium rigidum isolate FL_2022 chromosome 7, APGP_CSIRO_Lrig_0.1, whole genome shotgun sequence, the DNA window gatccaccatgagtttgaggggggtgttagatgtatatatatgtattgtagttttcccatatgttagggggcttcctacatatttgcacctgtacatgtactatatattgtggcctttggacccctggtaatacaacaagtatattgccCTAACAATAATCTCATGTTAAAACAACAACCTTTTATTTATCCTGCGCAAGTCAAAGATTTTTGGATGTCTGGCCAAAAAACTTGGAAAGTAAATTTGATCACTACTTAGTTCAACTCTAAAACAACAAATGCTAAACTTGAAACGCTCATTGTTTAATGCTAATGGTCACGATACTTTGATTTGGAAACTAACCCCTTTAGGTCAATTCTCCACCAAAAGTGCTTACAAGCACTGTTTTCATAATCTGCAACTTCCTCTGAGATAAAGGCCCAGGAGTGTGCCACCACTTATATCACTTCTTCGGCAGGTTTGGAGGGACAAACATATGACGCCAAGAGTACAAACATTTGCTTGGACACTACTTAGGAAAGCACTTCCTGCTGGTAAGAGGGCAGGCAGGTATTCAAAGCACATCAATAAAAATTGTTCAAGATGTGGCAATTTAGAAAATGAATACATATGTTGTTTTTGTGCCCATTCTCTAAGGCAGCTTGGTACTGTTACCCTTGGTTTATTAAAACTGAATTAATTATTGAGCATCATCCATCTATCCCTAAAATGATTAGTACCTTGCTCAGTGCGCAGCACCCAAAAATAAATGTTACTACTCTAAATATACATTTTGTGGTGTCTTCGGAAGGCACGAAACATCACTTGATTTTGCAGGCAATTAAGTACATCTTCCTAGGTATATGCAACAGCAAATGCAATAATCATCGGAACCAATCTAGAAGTCGACAACTCCATTCATCAGCAAGGACATAACAACACTCAGGAACAAAACCAACCGGCGTTACCAACTCCACAAGCGCAAGATGCCAGCTCCTTCTCTCGAAATATCATTAagaagtcgtttggtatccattatTTGGGCtcggaatcctggaattcattttgaaattccataggtgggttgtttggttgccacagaattagACCGTCATTTCATTTattaaatccagcaaaatgatgccatggGTAAACACGATTCCGAGCTGAGACATGTCATTTGCGTTTCTctatggaagccatttacaaattcaatattgaattctgctgtcatttgtAATTcccgtggcaaccaaacaagtgtttatttctggaattacaatgtaaatgaaataaatacatgtattcatttcaaaattctacaaatgaaatgaaagcccggcttccaaacgacttctaagcCTTAAATATCATATATGTGATGCACCATGAGAAAAAAGAACAGGTGCAGAGAACAACCAAGCTGGACTTGACGTCGTCGTTTCACTTACATGGCAACCAACATCACGTTTCCGCCTCTCTCCGTCAGCCTCCTCACCGCTGCAGGCTGAAACTTTTGGGCTTCTACTCGCAATGAAGCTAGCAGATATTCTACAGGAAGACCCCATCTTCTACACTGACCATTCTCGCACGAGTTCTGGATAGACCTACAATTATGTCTGCCTTCCGAAGATGCAGCGTCGCAGCTGGCCTGCCCTCTGTCAGTTAACTTGGTGTGCTTTGGTGGAAAGAGAGAAACACTCGAATTTTCCAAGCGCACCCTGCAAATCTGAATGAAATTGCAGCCAAGATGTTTGAGGAGGCCAATCTGTGGCAGGCTGCTCGAAGGACAGATTAATTGATGACCGAGAGAGAGCCGGACTGATCTACCCTGAGCACTTTGCCTTGGTTTTTAATTATTTTCTGTTATTTCTTTTTCCGGTTTCTAATTTTGGTTTCTAGCTTTCAAACCTCCTCAACTCTGTACACATTCTTCTACATGCAACGAAAAAGCAGCTCCGTCTGCACTTTCCTTAAAAGTAAGACGAACCAAGAAATCCAATTGATAGTGCCTGACGCAATATTGTTCATGTTCTTTTCTTTTTAGACTTATACACTTCCGTGCCCCATGATTCAAAAAGAGTTAAGCCAGTGACACGATGTGTCAAATCTTCGCTTGCAAGTGTAACATGCATACACACAAATGACACCAGAAACGAACAATAAACAAGGACACAGAGCAGCAGCACAACTAATCCAGAATATGTCAAATAACACCCAAACGCAACATCGCATCCATCATTCATGCATAGAACCAAGGCAGAAATTTCGTGGTTCCTAGGCAGGGTTGGACTCAACTCCACTAAACTCAGCAACATTTTCAACGTACTAGCTAGGCACCTATACAGTTCTCCAAGTCTAAGGACTCATCAGGACAGGGGAAATATGTCCACGGGATTCAAGGTGGTAGATATGCAGGGCGAGAGAGGCGTCGATCGATCAGGGGCCAGGCGTTGAGCTTAGTCGCCTGCCCTGAACAGGGTCAGCAGGGCCAGGAACAGGTTGATGACATCGAGGTAGAGTGAGACAGCAGCCCAGACATACTCGTCGTACGTGAAGCGCTTGATGATGTTGTCCGTGTCGTAGACGATGTAGCCACTGAAGATGAGCGCCGCCAGCGCGCCGTATATCATGTGAGAGAGCTTGCCTAGCGGGAAGAGAATCTGCATGGTAAAGGCATGATCAGTATTTGATTGTCAAACTGGGAAGACTGATAAATGGACAGCACAACCAACTAGAGAAGGAAATGCGAGCCGCATAGGCATCTGACCTGAATGAACCCAAACACGAGCAACATTATGAGTGAAGCAAACAGGAAAGGACCAAGGAAGCTGAAGTCCTGGCCCCTCCTTGCAGCCCAGAATGTGTAAGCAGTGAGGCTGAAGACAACCGCTGTTGTGAGAATTGCAGCCTCCAGAATGACCTTGCCTGAGCAAGTTAACAGACCATATTAGCAACAGGGAAAACTTCAGCACAACAAATAGCAATACATACATGACTTAAGAGCAGCCAAAATTAGATGCCAGATGAACTTAAACTTGATTTCTTATCGTGTCATGCATCTCTTTACCAAGGCAACTTTCATGCAAAATTGATGAGCCATTGAAGCGCTTGCATGCTAATGATATGGTGTCTCTTTATTTTACACATACAAGCCTTAATCGTATCCTAGACTCCTAGTGCATGAAGTATAAAGTGATGACTCACTGAAGACAAGCTCCTGTCATGCACACGCTAGATCGAACCACCCAAATAAAATGCTACAACTGCTGACGGAAACACAAATGAATAACAGATCTCAGAGTGCCTGACAACATAACTTTGTCTGAATCGACCGATTACAATCTTCAATCGCTATAATCAGATGAGATTAGACCAGCACATGGATAGAGTAGCCTTTATAACAGTAGTCTTCTATATTATGTGAAAACCCCTCTTGTAAAGTTTAAGCTAGTCATACAACTTAAATCCTCGCCAAAACTATGCTAGCGTAAGCAGGTTGGCTAACTGTTGCACCCAAAGTACCcttcaaattcatattcatatTATGACAAGTTGACGACAATATTTATCTTATAATAAATTGCAAGTTCAACCAATGctatataaaaaagaaaagatacTGTTTActaattttaaaattcaaaaggTAACAGATGAGAACAGCAAAGCATACTCAATGAAAGACCAACTTCACAATTGCTTCTGACTCATAAACACAGACTGGGGAAATGCATCAAGTATAGATTGTAGTCACATGGGCTGCCTGGCAGTGCCTATCATTTGCAATTTCGCATGACTATGGCAAATAGCAGCACATGTATCTCAGGACCCAGTCCAGACGCAATAAACATGCTTTCACGATAATAGTAGGAAACTGACCAATTGTCATAGAAAGTAATGGCACTAGTGGGAAATGCTGCAAATGGTTCTGACTCGgacaagcatatcataaaaggCAATATATATCGTACATGTTTGGAATAAGCACGGACTAGGAAAATGCATCAACTACAGCCACATGGGCTGCCTACCTCTTGCTTGGCGATGGCAAATTTGCATCACATGTATTTGAGGACCCAATCCACACGCAGACAACAGGCTTCACAATAATAGTACGAAACTACCCATTTGTCGTCCAAGGTGAATATATAGCAAGCTAATATCAGGAAAATATGTACTGTAGTATTTGTCATGCGTCATGAATAACACAAGGATGCAAGTACAATGATAGAGGCATTATAGGATGATGATCTACATAAGCATTAGAGTGATTCAAGAACAAGGGTGGATGCCAGCAGGAGCAGAAGACATGGTGGGAGGGCAATTACCGCTAGTGAAGGCACATGTCATGCCCACGGCGAAGCTGATGGCGATGGTGAAGATGGCGAGCAGCAGCAGGTTGACTGGGTGCTTCTGGCGGTAGAAGTAGAGCGGGCAGAGCACTGGACACCAAAATTAGCAGCGATGTTCAGTAACAGATCATACAAGCTGATGCAGTTCACACAATCAACAACATGACACTCTAGTAACGCACAATTAGGAGACTGCATCGGGACGTTGCTGCAAAATGCAGCAGAATCATGAGTTGTAACCAGCAAACGGAAATGGCTTTGCAGGGACGCGACGACATCCACAATAATAGTACTAGCTAGGAAGTTACCCAGTTAACGAGGATTTTTGGTAGCAGAT includes these proteins:
- the LOC124674202 gene encoding protein LIFEGUARD 2-like; protein product: MFGYQKGVDIEAGTSAGAGAAPTRGLYPGMTESPELRWALIRKIYVILSLQLLLTAVVAAVVVKVRAIPHFFVSTNAGFGLYIFLIIFPFIVLCPLYFYRQKHPVNLLLLAIFTIAISFAVGMTCAFTSGKVILEAAILTTAVVFSLTAYTFWAARRGQDFSFLGPFLFASLIMLLVFGFIQILFPLGKLSHMIYGALAALIFSGYIVYDTDNIIKRFTYDEYVWAAVSLYLDVINLFLALLTLFRAGD